In Gimesia benthica, a single window of DNA contains:
- a CDS encoding ImmA/IrrE family metallo-endopeptidase: MSPGRQNYHKHVQAIIDETGEEDPFEAVRVKARRVITDYVSLFGEQPPFNLKAIASVRGLHWSDDDPRFSPDSEIAPEADGRVVLRVSKSRPESRQRFSIGHEIGHTLFPEYQLAVRCRKGTERNWAAPEDLLETLCDVAASELMFPDPWFRDRIDSFELSAANIAELANYYIASRDATVRRLVELHPEPMAAVFFSWKLKPTEQRLVNRNRRQKPLFGEALRMPSPMLRVDYAILNDAFERVGTSHIPKNKSVPSVGPIHAASVSQTIQDGHCHLDLGTLHGRFRIHALPVFTSEEATGPDGASSIVAILRPL; encoded by the coding sequence ATGTCGCCGGGCCGCCAGAATTACCATAAACACGTTCAGGCCATTATCGATGAAACCGGAGAGGAGGATCCCTTTGAGGCAGTCAGGGTGAAGGCACGCCGTGTCATCACGGACTACGTTTCGCTCTTCGGCGAACAACCCCCGTTCAACCTCAAGGCCATTGCCAGTGTACGCGGACTACACTGGTCGGATGACGATCCGCGATTCAGCCCGGATTCCGAGATTGCTCCGGAAGCTGATGGGCGAGTTGTATTACGAGTAAGCAAATCGCGGCCGGAATCACGCCAACGGTTCAGCATCGGCCACGAAATTGGACACACTCTATTTCCGGAATACCAACTGGCCGTCCGGTGTCGAAAGGGGACCGAACGCAACTGGGCAGCCCCAGAAGACCTGCTCGAAACGCTGTGTGATGTTGCTGCTTCGGAGCTGATGTTTCCCGATCCCTGGTTTCGTGATCGAATCGACAGCTTCGAACTCTCAGCAGCAAACATCGCAGAGCTTGCAAACTATTATATCGCCTCCCGCGATGCCACGGTTCGACGTTTGGTCGAACTGCATCCCGAACCGATGGCGGCTGTGTTTTTCAGCTGGAAACTGAAACCCACCGAACAACGGCTCGTCAACCGCAACCGGCGTCAAAAACCGTTGTTCGGGGAAGCATTGCGGATGCCGTCACCAATGTTGCGAGTCGACTATGCCATCTTGAACGATGCATTCGAACGCGTCGGCACCAGTCACATCCCCAAAAACAAGTCGGTTCCGAGCGTAGGTCCAATCCATGCTGCATCAGTTAGTCAAACTATTCAGGACGGACATTGTCACCTCGATCTTGGGACACTTCACGGACGTTTTCGTATTCATGCATTGCCCGTGTTCACATCTGAAGAAGCAACCGGTCCCGACGGCGCCTCAAGCATCGTCGCCATTCTACGTCCCCTGTAA
- a CDS encoding PrsW family glutamic-type intramembrane protease, whose translation MSVGPVDPKWWIAKAEIPDGPFDVEIVRERIRTLELFPDNLACPVGGNEWKPLREWKEVFADAISVAVSRLPPPPPLTSITDSVQANSAPEKLTLQSRGERKSISENTEGQPSNSSEPPPNFAYGANDAFEPYLQNILDLKQYMNPGWILYLMIMVPFLLPNFGSTPDSPWFLAIIATICGGILFSVLIKSGENDYGIGIGSFIFTFIIAIPLLFFFQEMATKYAGTPFSEVMKTGGGRFKIFLCLTWLIGNGYNQISPDDLGASLPFFYHFVAMFSSVALCEEVLKFIPVMYVAKSTAGDWKQRGLFVGALSGLGFGIVEGVMYHSQMYQPQEMPLSIYLLRFFSVAMLHGCWTTISAACFYHLIENPDDNSHKPPTDIFEYTFLILFSVLASMGLHSLYNVLVARSLFLGLLIAWLTVFITVRLFDSRHEPQNLHCADPAYTE comes from the coding sequence ATGTCAGTTGGACCAGTCGATCCCAAATGGTGGATCGCAAAAGCCGAGATACCAGACGGACCATTTGACGTTGAAATCGTACGCGAACGTATCAGGACACTTGAGCTCTTTCCGGATAACCTTGCTTGTCCAGTTGGTGGGAATGAGTGGAAACCACTTAGAGAGTGGAAGGAAGTGTTCGCAGACGCTATTTCTGTTGCCGTATCACGACTTCCACCACCTCCTCCTCTTACTTCCATCACGGATAGTGTTCAGGCAAATTCGGCTCCGGAAAAGTTAACCCTTCAATCAAGGGGAGAAAGGAAATCAATCTCAGAAAATACAGAGGGGCAGCCTAGCAACTCATCAGAACCTCCACCCAATTTTGCCTACGGAGCAAATGACGCATTCGAACCCTATCTCCAGAATATCCTGGATTTAAAACAATACATGAACCCGGGCTGGATCTTATACCTGATGATAATGGTTCCGTTTTTGCTACCAAACTTTGGCTCGACTCCTGATAGTCCCTGGTTTCTTGCAATCATTGCGACAATCTGCGGTGGCATTCTCTTCTCTGTATTGATTAAATCCGGGGAAAATGATTACGGGATCGGGATCGGTTCCTTCATTTTTACATTCATCATTGCAATTCCGTTGCTCTTTTTCTTCCAGGAGATGGCTACCAAATATGCAGGTACTCCATTTTCGGAAGTCATGAAGACCGGCGGAGGGCGTTTCAAAATTTTTCTCTGTCTAACCTGGTTAATCGGAAATGGCTACAACCAGATCTCTCCAGATGATCTGGGAGCGAGCCTACCTTTCTTTTACCATTTTGTTGCAATGTTCTCGAGTGTCGCTTTATGCGAGGAAGTATTGAAATTCATTCCTGTAATGTACGTGGCAAAATCTACCGCAGGAGACTGGAAGCAGAGAGGCCTGTTTGTGGGAGCCCTGTCAGGGCTCGGCTTCGGTATTGTGGAAGGAGTGATGTACCATTCCCAGATGTATCAGCCCCAGGAAATGCCACTCTCGATCTATTTGCTGCGATTCTTCTCAGTGGCAATGTTGCATGGCTGCTGGACAACAATTTCTGCAGCCTGTTTTTATCATCTTATAGAAAATCCGGACGATAATTCACATAAACCGCCAACAGACATCTTTGAATATACGTTTCTGATTCTATTTTCAGTATTAGCTTCGATGGGACTGCATAGTCTCTATAACGTTCTCGTTGCGCGGTCGTTGTTTCTGGGTTTACTAATAGCATGGTTGACTGTATTTATCACTGTACGATTATTTGACTCTCGACATGAGCCCCAGAACCTGCATTGTGCGGATCCAGCTTATACGGAGTGA
- a CDS encoding DUF2188 domain-containing protein gives MTKKDYHVVPQGEGWALKRENAQRASSLHSTQADAITAGKELAKKQQTELVIHRPNGQIRDSDSYGNDPVPPKDKKH, from the coding sequence ATGACGAAGAAGGACTATCACGTTGTTCCACAAGGAGAAGGCTGGGCACTGAAGCGGGAAAATGCTCAAAGAGCATCATCGTTACACTCGACTCAGGCCGACGCCATCACAGCGGGTAAAGAACTTGCAAAGAAACAACAAACCGAACTGGTCATCCACCGGCCGAATGGCCAGATCAGGGATTCAGACAGCTATGGCAACGATCCAGTACCGCCGAAAGACAAAAAACACTGA
- a CDS encoding nucleotidyltransferase — MADNRFLIVNTLLREIAEELDISPSKYKEAVERYTSVGNWLEDGEYPAVVATPVIYPQGSFRLGTVVKPLRGGVEVEYDIDLVCNLPVRAGDTSARQVKHSVGDRLKEHGTYKKLLTKEGRRCWTLLYAEDDGIGFHLDVLPCIPNPHQLIGTEHGLKAVSLTDRNDDGAVYGWGATNPAGYADWFFGRQRPVFTQVAALRKTELQRQHSHIFASVDDVPDQLVRTPLQRAIQILKRHRDVRFSGDDLEGDKPISMIITTLAATCYEQETDVFSTLATFLDRVQRYADTGVIKCIDEQWYIPNPVNPDENFADRWNETGSRKPDAFFKWLHWVQEDIDELLNAATPLELSDRLQKAFGASAGSRVANKYSGAMPGAHQQPQSLFGRVTRGFLRFDVGHRQAPQWHISSTKYSASVQARYTRRGFRPTPFVSNSSPLPKGVDLRFEANTNVPKPYKMHWQVVNTGVEAARAGQLRGDFYESNKSGKQRTESTKFPGMHWVECFVVKNGVCVARSGEFVVNIE; from the coding sequence ATGGCTGACAACCGTTTCCTCATTGTTAATACGCTCCTGCGGGAGATCGCCGAAGAACTCGACATTTCACCGTCGAAGTACAAGGAAGCGGTGGAACGATACACCAGTGTCGGTAACTGGCTGGAAGATGGCGAGTATCCAGCCGTTGTCGCCACACCGGTCATCTATCCCCAGGGATCGTTTCGGTTGGGGACGGTCGTAAAACCGCTGCGGGGCGGAGTTGAAGTAGAATACGACATCGATCTGGTGTGTAATTTGCCGGTGCGGGCGGGTGATACGTCGGCCCGGCAGGTGAAACATTCGGTGGGCGATCGCCTGAAAGAGCACGGCACCTACAAAAAACTCCTGACTAAGGAAGGACGCCGGTGCTGGACGCTGCTGTACGCGGAGGACGATGGAATCGGATTTCATCTAGATGTCCTGCCTTGTATTCCGAATCCGCACCAGTTGATCGGCACGGAACACGGCCTGAAGGCCGTCAGCCTCACAGACCGAAACGACGATGGAGCAGTATACGGCTGGGGGGCCACTAATCCTGCTGGTTACGCTGACTGGTTCTTCGGGCGACAGCGGCCGGTCTTTACCCAGGTGGCTGCGTTGAGGAAAACCGAACTTCAACGCCAGCACTCGCACATCTTCGCCAGCGTCGATGACGTTCCAGATCAGCTGGTGCGGACGCCTCTGCAAAGGGCGATTCAGATCCTGAAGCGACACCGAGACGTGCGCTTTTCGGGAGACGATCTTGAAGGTGACAAGCCGATTTCGATGATCATTACCACGCTGGCAGCCACCTGCTATGAACAAGAAACTGACGTTTTTTCAACGCTGGCCACATTTCTGGACCGGGTGCAGCGATACGCTGACACGGGAGTGATCAAATGCATTGACGAGCAGTGGTACATACCTAATCCGGTGAATCCAGATGAGAATTTTGCTGATCGCTGGAATGAAACCGGCAGTCGCAAACCTGATGCATTCTTCAAGTGGCTGCACTGGGTCCAAGAAGACATTGATGAGCTTCTCAACGCAGCTACTCCACTGGAACTGAGTGACAGATTGCAGAAGGCATTCGGTGCCTCTGCAGGCAGCCGGGTTGCAAATAAGTATTCAGGAGCGATGCCCGGGGCACACCAACAACCGCAATCTCTATTCGGTCGTGTTACCAGAGGGTTTCTGCGTTTTGATGTTGGGCACCGGCAGGCACCTCAATGGCATATCTCCAGTACGAAATACTCGGCTTCGGTTCAAGCTCGCTACACTCGACGGGGCTTCAGACCGACACCATTTGTCAGCAATTCCTCTCCGCTGCCTAAAGGTGTTGATTTGCGTTTCGAGGCCAACACGAATGTGCCGAAGCCATACAAAATGCATTGGCAGGTGGTTAATACTGGTGTAGAGGCTGCCAGAGCTGGCCAGTTGCGAGGCGACTTCTACGAGAGTAACAAGTCCGGGAAGCAGCGAACTGAGTCAACCAAATTCCCAGGGATGCATTGGGTGGAATGTTTCGTTGTCAAGAACGGTGTCTGTGTCGCGAGAAGCGGTGAATTCGTCGTCAATATTGAATGA
- a CDS encoding tyrosine-type recombinase/integrase has product MSTDVQNNSNQPYREKECQDPTPNDSLETARKSPSKSRKMVRSKLMGDHTHETRVGVNVHIYERDGKYLARGRFERRPFGETLGTDPQEAKSKLRELLHRLDSGTFVPPSDARKQILKTRRIPNLTLRELCDRFLIEKRKVCGEQTARTYYNRLSPYLDFSELARSLKRWPTALSLDRDFALESLEYLFNRKITRNGSANAPTKLMSSRHIKHCGDTLRMALNWACRADVRNLPPDFVNPITHELFEKSFSKDPLRDCVFPLERRIKLLKAMDDWQFMSLSILLVLPIRLEDVAGLLVSDVDFEKQQVHFGTRLGGSDFNKGKVDVQFPLPDELMPLLQTLVGERVEGPLFLNRKTCQGKTSRKYTFNSTPDLEQQYQDELAKLPKGKVRNSQDRKAAFRDFLNKAGGVTSAYVGKQLRQVIGKDEPGKPYDLRGSITQEMKEAGIPLLELRYLTEHTVNDIINVYSPLNPKQEIVKYYNKISPLLDAIKTRTEQLVTSKISACQSRSNPVQDTLPEGGQNV; this is encoded by the coding sequence ATGTCCACAGATGTGCAGAATAATTCTAACCAGCCTTATCGGGAAAAAGAATGTCAGGATCCCACTCCTAATGATTCTTTAGAGACCGCCCGAAAGTCACCGTCTAAATCTCGCAAGATGGTTCGCTCAAAACTGATGGGAGATCATACACATGAAACAAGAGTTGGTGTCAACGTCCACATCTACGAAAGAGATGGGAAATATCTGGCGCGTGGCCGTTTTGAAAGAAGACCGTTTGGAGAAACACTAGGAACAGATCCACAGGAAGCCAAATCTAAGCTGAGAGAACTGTTGCATAGGCTAGACTCTGGCACATTTGTGCCCCCGAGTGACGCCCGTAAGCAGATATTAAAAACCAGAAGAATTCCAAATCTGACTCTGCGCGAACTTTGTGATAGATTCTTGATCGAAAAACGTAAAGTCTGTGGAGAACAGACTGCCAGAACCTATTATAATCGGCTTTCGCCTTATCTGGATTTTTCGGAATTAGCTCGATCACTTAAAAGATGGCCCACTGCACTGTCACTCGATAGGGACTTTGCTCTTGAATCACTTGAATATTTGTTCAACCGTAAAATAACGAGAAATGGTAGTGCAAACGCTCCCACTAAATTGATGTCCTCACGGCATATCAAACACTGTGGGGATACCTTAAGGATGGCCCTTAACTGGGCCTGTAGAGCAGATGTACGCAATTTGCCACCCGATTTCGTCAATCCTATTACCCATGAGCTTTTCGAAAAATCATTCAGTAAGGACCCTCTTCGTGATTGTGTTTTTCCACTTGAGCGAAGGATTAAGCTCTTAAAGGCCATGGATGACTGGCAATTCATGTCGCTGAGCATACTTTTAGTTTTACCAATCCGTTTAGAAGATGTCGCAGGACTCCTCGTCAGTGATGTGGACTTCGAAAAGCAGCAGGTACATTTTGGGACACGATTGGGTGGATCAGATTTCAACAAAGGAAAAGTTGATGTTCAATTTCCATTACCTGATGAACTGATGCCTTTGTTACAGACGTTGGTGGGAGAGCGTGTTGAAGGACCGCTTTTCTTAAATCGGAAAACATGTCAGGGTAAAACATCAAGAAAATATACGTTTAATTCAACTCCAGATTTAGAACAACAGTATCAAGATGAATTGGCTAAGTTACCAAAAGGCAAAGTTCGAAATAGCCAGGATCGGAAAGCTGCATTTCGTGATTTCTTAAACAAAGCAGGTGGTGTTACCAGTGCCTATGTGGGAAAACAATTGCGTCAGGTGATTGGGAAAGATGAGCCAGGTAAACCTTATGACCTACGCGGCTCAATTACACAGGAGATGAAAGAGGCTGGAATCCCCTTATTAGAATTACGATACCTAACAGAACACACCGTGAATGATATAATCAATGTGTATTCCCCCCTGAACCCTAAGCAGGAAATCGTTAAGTATTACAATAAGATCAGTCCCCTGCTGGATGCGATTAAGACTCGCACCGAACAACTTGTAACATCAAAAATAAGTGCTTGTCAAAGTCGATCGAATCCAGTACAAGATACATTACCTGAAGGTGGTCAGAATGTTTAA
- a CDS encoding helix-turn-helix domain-containing protein, whose protein sequence is MEKSSQQNDLRSEESVMSLAHRIQMARKQAGLTLEQLASQAEVSKTYIWELENDQKGEKKPSADVLLRIANALKTTIAELLGLPTVQADDRNIEISKSLREFCEWMEKTDRKLSEEEIRDLAAMRFRGGQPKSRDDWDDLYRTLKRITKG, encoded by the coding sequence ATGGAAAAAAGTTCGCAACAAAACGATTTACGTTCCGAAGAGTCGGTGATGTCACTGGCTCATCGAATCCAGATGGCCCGTAAACAAGCCGGCCTCACTCTGGAGCAATTAGCCAGTCAGGCCGAGGTATCAAAGACTTACATCTGGGAACTCGAAAACGACCAGAAGGGTGAAAAGAAACCGTCAGCAGATGTCCTGCTTCGCATCGCGAACGCTCTGAAAACTACTATCGCCGAGCTTCTGGGGCTTCCGACTGTCCAGGCCGACGACAGGAATATCGAAATCAGTAAGTCGTTACGTGAATTCTGTGAATGGATGGAAAAAACCGACCGAAAGCTGTCCGAAGAAGAGATTCGTGATCTCGCAGCGATGCGGTTTCGTGGTGGACAACCGAAATCCCGCGATGATTGGGATGACCTGTATAGGACACTCAAAAGAATCACGAAGGGGTAA
- a CDS encoding SAVED domain-containing protein, producing MSVTYIPDPTKLCLWGKAAGRCQYDGCNLALYRDGLTQFEFNKAYIAHIIADKPGGPRGDPVLSEKLKSDLSNLMLLCDAHHRLVDIADVEGHPVDRLRHMKDEHEKRIELVTSIAPDRQSHIVLYGARIGDHDVPLTFQKAAAALVPERSPANPRPIELSLNNRSISDAENRYWEMESEHLRRQFQTEVKSRLRPDDIQHLSIFGLAPIPLLIELGRLLSDIPATDVFQLHREPPDWGWQKNPDAFKYEVGCDGDETSQTVALILGLSADVVLDRVRPIVGEQAACWTITHSNPGNDFLKSREQLQQFRETLRFVFNEIKKKHGEEAELHLFPAVPVACAIEVGRVWMPKADLPIEVYDQNRSTGGFSRALRISNT from the coding sequence ATGTCAGTCACTTACATTCCCGATCCGACTAAGCTGTGCCTATGGGGAAAAGCCGCTGGCCGCTGCCAGTACGACGGCTGTAATCTTGCACTCTACCGAGACGGTTTGACGCAGTTTGAGTTTAATAAGGCATACATTGCCCACATCATTGCTGACAAGCCTGGAGGGCCGCGTGGCGATCCAGTGCTGTCAGAGAAGCTGAAAAGCGATCTGAGCAACCTGATGTTACTCTGCGATGCGCATCATCGATTGGTGGACATTGCAGATGTTGAGGGGCACCCGGTAGATCGTCTCCGACACATGAAGGACGAGCACGAGAAACGCATCGAACTGGTGACATCTATCGCTCCCGACCGGCAGTCACATATCGTCTTGTACGGTGCACGTATCGGTGATCACGACGTGCCGCTCACTTTCCAGAAAGCAGCAGCTGCACTGGTTCCGGAACGTAGTCCCGCGAATCCCAGGCCCATAGAGCTGAGCCTTAACAATCGCAGTATCAGTGATGCTGAAAATCGCTACTGGGAAATGGAATCGGAACATCTGCGGCGGCAGTTCCAGACTGAGGTGAAGTCCCGGCTCAGGCCAGATGATATCCAGCATCTGTCGATCTTCGGGCTGGCGCCGATACCACTGCTGATCGAGCTTGGCAGGTTGCTTTCGGATATTCCAGCAACAGATGTGTTTCAGTTACATCGCGAACCGCCGGACTGGGGCTGGCAGAAAAACCCGGACGCTTTTAAATATGAAGTGGGCTGCGACGGTGATGAGACATCTCAGACGGTTGCCCTCATACTCGGGCTCAGTGCTGACGTCGTGCTGGATCGCGTCCGGCCGATTGTCGGTGAACAAGCGGCCTGCTGGACCATAACGCACAGCAACCCGGGCAACGACTTCCTTAAGTCTCGTGAGCAGCTCCAGCAATTCAGGGAGACGCTACGTTTTGTCTTCAATGAGATCAAGAAAAAACACGGCGAAGAAGCGGAACTTCATCTGTTTCCGGCAGTCCCCGTAGCTTGTGCAATAGAGGTCGGGCGCGTGTGGATGCCCAAAGCAGACCTACCGATCGAAGTCTACGACCAAAATCGGAGCACGGGGGGATTCAGTCGAGCACTTCGTATTTCCAATACCTAA